Proteins from a genomic interval of Enterococcus faecium:
- a CDS encoding class I SAM-dependent methyltransferase, which translates to MTKNIFDSIANHYDSPDRQALAKIIREELTTYLPRDSHQKVLLDYGGGTGLVSLPLAERFKELIIADASETMLKMAEEKIQAADLKNVRTIHADASVEFPAVQANLILLSLVLLHIPDTENILTKLYEILAPGGQLIIVDFDKNEQISHPKVHNGFSQEELNNRLEKTGFVSATSHTFHRGEKLFMNKNASLFLSISQKA; encoded by the coding sequence ATGACAAAAAATATTTTTGATTCCATCGCTAACCATTATGATTCCCCTGACCGTCAAGCATTAGCCAAGATTATTCGCGAAGAACTAACTACTTATCTACCGCGCGACAGCCACCAAAAAGTCCTGCTGGATTACGGAGGCGGAACTGGGCTTGTTAGTTTACCGCTTGCGGAAAGATTCAAAGAACTGATCATTGCCGATGCTTCAGAAACTATGCTGAAAATGGCAGAAGAAAAGATCCAAGCAGCAGATCTGAAAAATGTCCGAACGATCCACGCTGATGCTTCTGTCGAATTTCCTGCTGTCCAAGCTAATCTCATCCTTCTATCACTTGTACTTTTACACATTCCTGATACGGAGAATATTCTTACAAAACTTTATGAAATTTTAGCTCCTGGCGGTCAATTGATCATCGTAGACTTTGACAAGAATGAACAAATTAGTCATCCGAAAGTCCATAATGGCTTTAGCCAAGAAGAATTGAATAATCGATTGGAAAAAACGGGCTTTGTCTCTGCTACTAGTCATACCTTCCATCGTGGGGAAAAGCTATTTATGAACAAAAACGCTTCGCTTTTCTTATCCATCAGCCAAAAAGCTTAA
- a CDS encoding thymidine kinase has protein sequence MAQLFFKYGAMNSGKTIEILKVAHNYEEQNKPVVLMTSGIDTRDGLGVVSSRIGLKRNAMPIFEETDVFDVIQKMESKPYCVLIDEAQFLKKKHVIAFTRIVDELDIPVMAFGLKNDFRNELFEGSKYLLLYADKIEEMKTICWFCHKKAIMNLHYIDGNPVYEGDQVQIGGNEAYYPVCRKHYFHPSMITEGE, from the coding sequence ATGGCACAACTATTTTTTAAGTATGGCGCAATGAATAGCGGCAAGACGATCGAGATCCTAAAAGTCGCACATAATTATGAAGAACAAAATAAGCCAGTTGTCTTAATGACAAGCGGTATTGATACAAGAGATGGTTTAGGCGTTGTTTCAAGCCGAATCGGACTGAAACGTAATGCGATGCCGATATTTGAAGAAACAGACGTATTTGACGTAATTCAGAAAATGGAAAGCAAACCCTATTGTGTGCTGATCGATGAAGCGCAATTCTTAAAAAAGAAACATGTCATTGCTTTTACGAGAATTGTGGACGAATTGGATATTCCGGTTATGGCATTTGGTTTGAAAAATGATTTTCGAAACGAGTTATTTGAAGGATCAAAATATTTATTGCTTTATGCAGACAAAATCGAAGAAATGAAAACAATCTGTTGGTTCTGCCACAAAAAAGCAATCATGAATTTACATTATATTGATGGAAACCCTGTTTATGAAGGCGATCAAGTGCAAATTGGCGGAAATGAAGCTTATTACCCCGTTTGTCGAAAACATTACTTTCACCCATCAATGATTACAGAAGGAGAATAA
- a CDS encoding GNAT family N-acetyltransferase: protein MGIKKDYHHQGLGTKLFKEAEGYAAKHYKYLQVKTVDEGHYSIYDQTICFYESLGFSRLEVFPNLWDEWNPCLVLVKKLEQK, encoded by the coding sequence ATGGGAATAAAAAAAGACTATCATCACCAAGGATTAGGAACAAAACTTTTTAAAGAAGCAGAAGGTTACGCAGCAAAACATTACAAATATTTGCAAGTGAAGACTGTAGACGAGGGGCACTACTCTATATATGATCAAACTATTTGTTTCTACGAATCATTAGGATTTTCAAGGTTGGAAGTTTTTCCAAATTTATGGGATGAATGGAACCCATGTTTAGTTCTTGTCAAAAAATTGGAACAAAAGTGA